The window CGATCTGGCCTACTGCTGGATCGGCGACGGCAACAACATGGCCCACAGCTGGATCAACGCCGCCGCCGTCTTCGGCTTCGAACTGCGCGTCGCCACCCCCAAAGGCTACGAGCCGGACGCTGCCGTCGTCGCCCGCGCCAAAAAAATGGGGGCGAAGATCCTCTATACCCAGGATCCAGCCGAGGCGGCGCGGGGCGCCATGGTTCTCAACACCGACGTCTGGGCGAGCATGGGCCAGGAAGCCGAGCAGCAGGAGCGGGAAAAGGACTTCAAAGGCTTTCAGCTCAACCGCGACATCGTCGCCCTGGCCGACCCGGGCTGCATCGTTCTGCACTGTCTGCCCGCACACCGTGATGAGGAGATCACCGACGAGGTCATCGAAGGTCCCCACTCGGTCGTTTTCGATCAGGCGGAAAACCGCCTGCACGTGCAGAAGGCCATCCTCGTCACATTGATGGGATAATCCTTTTCAACCAATCACTAATTACTGGCTCTATGAATCTGACCTGCCCTCATTGCGGATTTTCCAAAGAGATCGACCCGGCGCGGATCCCTTCCGGCATGACCCGGGTGATCTGCCCCCGTTGCAAGGAACCCTTTCCTCGCCCCGAGGCCCCTGCGGAAAGCGCCCCGGATCTCGTCGAGGAAACGGCCGTCAGCGCAGCGGCGGCCGATGCCGCAGTCCTGCCGATGGAGCCGACCCGTACCGTCCCCCCGGCACCGCCGATGACCTATGCCGAGAGCCTGCCCAAGGCGGGCTTCTGGATGCGCGCCGTCGCCTCCTTGCTCGACTCCCTGCTGTTGGGCCTGGTCCAGTTCGTTTTCAGCCTCATTCTCGGCTTGACCGCCGGGACGATGCTCTCCGGCGTGGAACCGCACGGAGAAGCCTTTGTCGGCCTGATGGCCACCCTCTTCGGTGCCCTCGTCGGTCTCACCTATTCGGTCTTCTTCACTGGCTATTGTGGCCAGACCCCGGGAAAGATGGCTTTACGCATCAAGGTCATCCGCACCACGGGAGAAGAAATCGGCTACGGCCGCGCCTTTGTCCGCGAGGTGCCGGGCAAGTTCCTCTCCAGCATACTGCTCGGCATCGGTTACCTGATGGTGGCCTTCGACAGTCAGAAGCAGGGCCTGCACGACCGTATCGCCAACACCTATGTGATCAAACTCTAACGCTTTCGCGCCGTCCGGCCTCGGATATCCGACGCCGGAGTCCCAACCACCCAAGGAGACCAACATGGCCAAGAAAACCAACGTCAAAAAAGTCGTCCTCGCTTACTCCGGGGGCCTGGATACCTCCATTATCCTCAAGTGGCTCACCGAAGAGTACGACTGTGAAGTGGTCGCCTACTCCGCCGACCTCGGCCAGGGGGAAGAACTCGATTTCATCCCGGAAAAAGCCAAGAAGACCGGCGCCAGCAGCTGCCATATCGTCGACCTCAAAGAAGAATTCGCCCGCGACTTCGTCTTCCCCATGTTCCGCGCCAACGCCATTTACGAAGGACGCTACTTCCTCGGCACCTCCATCGCCCGGCCGCTGATCGCCAAGGCGCAGATGGAGATTGCCGCCAAGGAAGGGGCCGACGCCGTTTCCCACGGTGCTACCGGCAAAGGCAACGACCAGGTGCGCTTCGAGATCGCCTACTACCACTACGACCCGGCGATCAAAGTCATCGCCCCCTGGCGCGAGTGGGACATGAAGAGCCGCACCGACCTGGAAAACTACGCCAAGAAGCACGGCATTCCTGTCCCCACCAGCAAGAAATTTCCCTGGAGCTCGGACCGTAACCTGCTGCACATCTCCTTCGAAGGGGATATTCTGGAAAATCCCTGGGCCGAGGCGCCGGAAGAGATGTACCAGCTCACCGTCCGTCCCGAGGATGCTCCGGATCAGCCGGAATATGTCGAGATCGAGTTCGAAAAAGGGGATGCCGTGGCGGTCAACGGCGTGCGCCTCTCCCCGGCCAAGCTGCTGGCCAAACTCAATGAATTCGGCGGCAAGCACGGCATCGGCCGGGTCGACCTGCTGGAAAACCGCTACGTCGGCATGAAGAGCCGCGGCGTCTACGAGACCCCCGGCGGCACCATCCTCGAAGAAGCCCATCGCGCCGTCGAGTCGATCTGCATGGACCGCGAGGTCATGCACCTGCGTGATTCACTCGTCCCCCGCTACGCCGACATGATCTACAACGGCTACTGGTTCTCTCCCGAGCGCCAGGTGCTGCAGACGCTGATCGACGCCTCGCAGCAGACCGTCAACGGCAAGGCCCGCATCAAACTCTACAAAGGGCACTGCCGGGTAGTCGGCCGCGACTCGGCCAGCGACAGCCTGTTCAACGTCGATTTCGCCACCTTCGAAAAGGACGATGTCTACAACCAGGCCGACGCCGAGGGCTTTATCAAACTCAACGCCCTGCGCCTGCGCATCGCCGCCATCCAGCGGCAGAACAAGAAGTAATCCTTCTGAGGAAGTAGGGGCGCAGCATGCTGCGCCCCTACGATCATCTGCCCATGGAATTCGCCAAACAACCGCGCATCAAGACTTCGGTCGTCGCCTGCGTCATCGACGAACAGGATCGGGTACTGTTGACCCGGCGCTGCATCCAGCCTTTCTGCAGCCTGTGGGTCATGCCCGGCGGCAAGATCGATCACGGCGAGGCGATCCTTGCCGCCCTGCACCGGGAAGTCATGGAGGAAGTCGGCATCACCGTGCGCGCCGAGGGGCTTATCGATGTCTACGAACATGTCGGCGTCGGCGAAAAGAATGATCATTTCATCATTCTCTATTACCGGGCCAGCCCTTTATGCCTTGACCTCAAACCGAACGGCGACGAGTGTACCGAGGCGATCTGGGTCGGGAAAACCGAACTGCCCCGCTATCCGATGCCCCCCGGCACCCGCTACATCCTCGGCAAACTCTTCCCCGAGCTCGGCTGGCATGAAACTGCGCCGCCGGAACGCCACCCCGACGAGGAACTTCTCGACGAAAACCTGCCCCAGGTCCGCCCCGCCGAAGAAGGCTAAGCCATGTTCAAGATTGTCGACAAGCCGATCCACATCGACTTTCTCCACGGCCATCATCTGCATTGCATGGTTTGCCAGATCCCCAGCCACCTGGCCATGCGTGACGCGGCCTGCCGGCTGGTCGACCCGGAAGCAGGCTGGCAACGGATCCGGTCGATTCTGGAACTGGTGCGCGAGGGGCAGGGCAATCTGAAGAAATGCCACTTTCTCATCTTTCCGGAAGCGATCATGCCCTTGGCGCGGGTGGAGGACGCACTGGAAATCATCGTTTCCGGCTTTCGCCCCAACTCGGTGGTCATGTTCGGCATCGAGCACATGCGCCTCAGTGAATATCGCGACCTGTTGCGCCGCTACCCGGCCGACAACGGCGAAGCCCTGGCCTCGGTGGAGGAAGACCTCGACTCGGGGGACATCGAGCAGTTGCCGACCAACGTCGCCGTGACGGTGGTCAAGGAGGCGGATGGCCGCACCAGGATCTTCCTTTTGGCCAAGAGCCATCCCTTCGTCGGCGAGGAGCATCTCGACGCCCAGCACGACCTCTACCGGGGCAAGGTTTTCCCCCTCTTTCGCTGCCGGCCGGCCTGTTTCAACTTCATGCCGGTGATCTGTATCGACTACGTCTATCGGGATGTCTACCAGTCGAACATCAACCACATCATCGAGAAGGCCAACCAGCTCTTTTTCCAGACCCGCCAGCGCCTCGACCTGCTGGCGGTCTTGCAGTTCAACCCGAAACCGGAACACCGCGCTTTCCGCGATGTGGTCAACGGCTTTTACGGCGAATATCTCGCCTACACCCCAGGAGTGCGGGACACCATCACCGTCTTCTGCAACACCTCGGGCGAATCGAGCGGCATCGTCGGCAACGGCACCTTCAGTTTCGGGCACTCCTCGGTGGTCATCCACCAGAGTCACAAAATCGGCCCAACGACGGATCCCGAGTTCGAAGTCGACGACTTCGGCGGCTTGCCGGTCTGCCGGTTGCGCTTCGGCACGGCGACCCGGCTCTACTATTTCAACCTGCCGCTCTTTCACGAACTCGACCCCCGCACCACCCGGGTGCCGCTAAAGATCCACGGCATCTTCCGTCCCGAGGGAGACCAGTGGCAACGGATCGAGGAAACCGGAAAAATGCAGATGTAAAATCATTCTCTCGCCCGTTCGCTTCGCACACTCGAGCGAGTGGAATGAGCGGGCGCGAGGCCGCTTTTTGCTTTTTGGCTTTTCAACCCGACCCGACAACACCTTTGACCGATTGCAGATAAACACAGGAGAGACGCATGGCGCAAAACCAGCTCTGGGGCGGCCGCTTCACCCAGCCCACCGACAAGTTCGTTCAGGAATTCACCGCCTCCATCGATTTCGACAAGCGCATGTATCGCTACGACATCCAGGGCTCCATCGCTCACTGCCGGATGCTGGCGAAACAGGGAATCATCGCGGCGGAAGAAGCCAAGACCATCGTCGCCGGGCTGGAGGGGATCCTTGCCGACATCGAGGCCGGGAACTTCGAGTTCTCGGTGGCACTGGAAGACATCCACATGAACATCGAGGCGCGGCTCATCGAGCGCATCGGCCCGGTCGGCGGCAAGCTGCACACCGCCCGCTCGCGCAACGATCAGGTCGCCCTTGACGTGCGCCTCTATCTGCGCGACGAACTGAAGGCGATTCTCGCCTACCTGGGCCAGCTACAGGAGTCGCTGCTGGCCCAAGCGGAACAGAACCTCGCGGTCATCATGCCCGGCTACACCCATCTGCAGACCGCCCAGCCGGTCCTCTTCGCCCATCATATGCTCGCCTACTACGAGATGATGAAGCGCGACGCCGGCCGCATGATGGACGTGGCCAAGCGCCTCAACGTCCTGCCCCTCGGCGCCGGGGCGCTGGCCGGGACCACTTTCCCCATCGACCGCGAGTTCGTCGCTGAGCAACTCGGTTTCGACGGGGTGACCCGCAACAGCCTCGACTCCGTCTCCGACCGCGACTTCGCCATCGAGTTCTGCGCCGCCGCCAGTATCCTAATGATGCACCTGTCGCGCCTCTCCGAGGAGCTGATCCTCTGGTCCTCCGCCGACTTCAACTTCATCGAACTGACCGACGCCTTCTGCACCGGCTCATCGATCATGCCGCAGAAGAAGAACCCCGATGTGCCGGAACTGGTGCGGGGCAAGACCGGCCGCGTCTACGGCAACCTGATTTCGCTTTTGACCCTGATGAAATCCCTCCCCCTGGCCTACAACAAGGACATGCAGGAAGACAAGGAGCCGCTCTTCGACTCCATCGACACGGTCAAGGGCTCGCTGAAGATCTTCGCCGACATGATCGCGCTGATGAAGGTCAAGGCCGAGAACATGCGCGTCGCCGCCGCCCGGGGCTTCTCCACTGCCACCGACGTGGCCGACTACTGCGTGCGCAAGGGCCTCCCCTTCCGTCAGGCCCACGAGGTGGTGGGCAAGACGGTGCGCTACTGCGTGGAAACCGGCAAGGACATCCCCGAACTCTCTCTGGAAGAATTCCGCCGCTTCTCTCCGCTGATCGAGAACGACATCTACGACTTCGTCACCCTCGAAGCTTCGGTCAACGCCCGCCGTGCTACCGGCGGCACCGCCCGCGCCGCGGTGGAACGGGAGATCGCCCGGGCCCGGGCGGAACGCCGGGGATAAACCAGTTACGCACTACGAAGGGATGCCGTCGATGAAATCCACCCTGCTCTACCGCCTGCTACCGCTCTTGACCTGCCTGCTCTTGGCGCTTGCCGGCTGCGGTAAGAAAGGCCCGGTCAAACCGCTGGAGAAACCGCTCCCCGCCTCCCCCCAGAAGCTGACGGCGGTACAGCAGGGGAAACGCTTTCAGGTGGCCTGGGACATTCCCAAGATCAACCAGGACGGCTCTTCCTTGAACGACCTGCAAGGCTTCCGGGTCTACAAGATGCGCTACAACCCGGCCGACGACTGCCCCGAATGCCGCGACACCTCGACCCTGTTGCTGCAAGTCGATCTTGACTTCCTGAAGAACGCCGAACGGCGGGGGGATCGCCTGACCATCTGGGACAACGTCTTGCAGACGGGCTTCGGTTACCAGTACCGGGTGACCCCTTACACCACGAAGAATCGCGAAGGCGAACCGGCCATCGTCCGCCGCCCCTTCCTTCCAACTTTGGCCGGTCCCCAATGGCAGGAAGTCAGCGGTCACGACCGCATGGCACGCCTCTTGTGGAAGGCGCCGGAGCTTCCCGCCGCCGCCGAGCTCGTCGGCTACAATCTCTACCGCCTCGCCCCCGGAGAAGAGCCGACCTCCCTGCCGGTCAACAGCTCCCCGCTGACCGATACCAAGCATGAAGATTTCGGCCTGCAAAACGATGTCACATACAGCTACAGCCTGCGTGCCATTGTCCGGCTCAACGAAACCCTGGTCGAAAGCGAAGCCTCTCAAGCCATTGAAGTCACGCCCCGTGTCGGCCGGTAAGCCCTGGCGGTTTTTTGACTTTGCTTCCAGGATATGCTAGTTATACCCTCCTCGCCGACTCAGGAGAACGGCATCTCCGGGCCGAGACGCGTTGGAGAAAACCTGTTTTATAAATTTGCATCGACACATATCTCTCGATAGGGACAACTTACTTTCCGGAGGAAATCATGTTCAAAGGTTCGATGGTCGCCATCATCACCCCCTTCACCCCCGACGGCCGGGTGGATGAAGAAAAATACCGCCAGCTCATTGAGTTCCAGATTGAAAACGGCACCGACGTCATCGTCCCCTGCGGAACGACCGGCGAGTCGGCTACCCTCGACTACGAGGAGCACGACCGGGTCATCCAGATCTGCATCGAGCAGGTGAACAAACGCGTCCCGGTCATCGCCGGCACCGGCTCCAACAGCACCACCGAGGCCATCGAACTTTCCCTGCACGCGAAAAAGATGGGCGCCGACGCCGTGCTGCTGGTTTCGCCCTACTACAACAAGCCCTCCCAGGAAGGCCTGTACCAGCACTACAAGAAGATTGCGGAAAGCGTTCCCCTGCCGCAGATCCTCTATAACGTCCCCGGCCGCACCGGCATGAACATGGAGGCCAAGACCACCATCCGCCTCGCCGAATTTTCCAACATCGTGGCAATCAAGGAAGCCTCGGGGAACATTACCCAATCCGGGGAAATTCTTGCCGCCGCCGGCGACAAGATCGACGTCCTCTCCGGTGACGATTTCCTGACTCTGCCGCTCATGGCCGTCGGCGCCAAAGGAGTGATCTCAGTCACCGCCAACATCATGCCGAAAGAAGTCAAGGCGATGGTTACGGCCATCCAGGAAGGGCGCTGGGACGATGCCCGCGGGATGCACCTGAAGATGCTCGACATCCATAACGCCATGTTCATCGAGTCCAACCCGGTCCCGGTGAAGACCGCCGCCAGCCTCATGGGCAAGTGCGGCGCTACCGTGCGCCTGCCCCTGGTTGACATGCAGCCCCATACCCTGGAAACGCTCAAAAGCGTGATGAAGGGCTACGGGCTGATTTAACCGTTACATCCATTATCAAGGGATTGTTTATGATCAAGATTGCCGTCACCGGCGCCGCCGGGCGGATGGGCGGACGCATCATCACCGCCATCAAGGAAGCACAAGGGATGGAACTGGCTGGGGCCTGCGAACGCCCCGGGCACGAAATGATCGGCCAGGATGCCGGCCTTATCGCCGGTTGCGGGGAAAGCGGCGTGGCGATTTGCGGCAGCCTGGAAGAAGCCCTGAAGAGCGCCGATGTGCTCATCGACTTCACCTTCCCCGAAGTCACCCTCGCCAACCTCAAGGTCTGCGCGGATCTGGGCAAGA of the Desulfuromonas acetexigens genome contains:
- the argF gene encoding ornithine carbamoyltransferase, which produces MPKDFLALTDWSRDDLDKIFTLTRDLKDKQKRGEEHHLLKGKTLAMIFEKSSTRTRISFEVGMFQLGGHALFLSSGNTQMGRGEPVQDSARVMARYCDGVMIRTFSQQLVEDFARHADVPVVNALTDLYHPCQVMADLFTVIEHKGSYRDLAYCWIGDGNNMAHSWINAAAVFGFELRVATPKGYEPDAAVVARAKKMGAKILYTQDPAEAARGAMVLNTDVWASMGQEAEQQEREKDFKGFQLNRDIVALADPGCIVLHCLPAHRDEEITDEVIEGPHSVVFDQAENRLHVQKAILVTLMG
- a CDS encoding RDD family protein; the protein is MNLTCPHCGFSKEIDPARIPSGMTRVICPRCKEPFPRPEAPAESAPDLVEETAVSAAAADAAVLPMEPTRTVPPAPPMTYAESLPKAGFWMRAVASLLDSLLLGLVQFVFSLILGLTAGTMLSGVEPHGEAFVGLMATLFGALVGLTYSVFFTGYCGQTPGKMALRIKVIRTTGEEIGYGRAFVREVPGKFLSSILLGIGYLMVAFDSQKQGLHDRIANTYVIKL
- a CDS encoding argininosuccinate synthase is translated as MAKKTNVKKVVLAYSGGLDTSIILKWLTEEYDCEVVAYSADLGQGEELDFIPEKAKKTGASSCHIVDLKEEFARDFVFPMFRANAIYEGRYFLGTSIARPLIAKAQMEIAAKEGADAVSHGATGKGNDQVRFEIAYYHYDPAIKVIAPWREWDMKSRTDLENYAKKHGIPVPTSKKFPWSSDRNLLHISFEGDILENPWAEAPEEMYQLTVRPEDAPDQPEYVEIEFEKGDAVAVNGVRLSPAKLLAKLNEFGGKHGIGRVDLLENRYVGMKSRGVYETPGGTILEEAHRAVESICMDREVMHLRDSLVPRYADMIYNGYWFSPERQVLQTLIDASQQTVNGKARIKLYKGHCRVVGRDSASDSLFNVDFATFEKDDVYNQADAEGFIKLNALRLRIAAIQRQNKK
- a CDS encoding NUDIX domain-containing protein gives rise to the protein MLRPYDHLPMEFAKQPRIKTSVVACVIDEQDRVLLTRRCIQPFCSLWVMPGGKIDHGEAILAALHREVMEEVGITVRAEGLIDVYEHVGVGEKNDHFIILYYRASPLCLDLKPNGDECTEAIWVGKTELPRYPMPPGTRYILGKLFPELGWHETAPPERHPDEELLDENLPQVRPAEEG
- the argH gene encoding argininosuccinate lyase, which translates into the protein MAQNQLWGGRFTQPTDKFVQEFTASIDFDKRMYRYDIQGSIAHCRMLAKQGIIAAEEAKTIVAGLEGILADIEAGNFEFSVALEDIHMNIEARLIERIGPVGGKLHTARSRNDQVALDVRLYLRDELKAILAYLGQLQESLLAQAEQNLAVIMPGYTHLQTAQPVLFAHHMLAYYEMMKRDAGRMMDVAKRLNVLPLGAGALAGTTFPIDREFVAEQLGFDGVTRNSLDSVSDRDFAIEFCAAASILMMHLSRLSEELILWSSADFNFIELTDAFCTGSSIMPQKKNPDVPELVRGKTGRVYGNLISLLTLMKSLPLAYNKDMQEDKEPLFDSIDTVKGSLKIFADMIALMKVKAENMRVAAARGFSTATDVADYCVRKGLPFRQAHEVVGKTVRYCVETGKDIPELSLEEFRRFSPLIENDIYDFVTLEASVNARRATGGTARAAVEREIARARAERRG
- a CDS encoding fibronectin type III domain-containing protein — its product is MKSTLLYRLLPLLTCLLLALAGCGKKGPVKPLEKPLPASPQKLTAVQQGKRFQVAWDIPKINQDGSSLNDLQGFRVYKMRYNPADDCPECRDTSTLLLQVDLDFLKNAERRGDRLTIWDNVLQTGFGYQYRVTPYTTKNREGEPAIVRRPFLPTLAGPQWQEVSGHDRMARLLWKAPELPAAAELVGYNLYRLAPGEEPTSLPVNSSPLTDTKHEDFGLQNDVTYSYSLRAIVRLNETLVESEASQAIEVTPRVGR
- the dapA gene encoding 4-hydroxy-tetrahydrodipicolinate synthase, with protein sequence MFKGSMVAIITPFTPDGRVDEEKYRQLIEFQIENGTDVIVPCGTTGESATLDYEEHDRVIQICIEQVNKRVPVIAGTGSNSTTEAIELSLHAKKMGADAVLLVSPYYNKPSQEGLYQHYKKIAESVPLPQILYNVPGRTGMNMEAKTTIRLAEFSNIVAIKEASGNITQSGEILAAAGDKIDVLSGDDFLTLPLMAVGAKGVISVTANIMPKEVKAMVTAIQEGRWDDARGMHLKMLDIHNAMFIESNPVPVKTAASLMGKCGATVRLPLVDMQPHTLETLKSVMKGYGLI